A window of Cohnella herbarum contains these coding sequences:
- a CDS encoding response regulator, with translation MFRSLHLKIAIVLVLINVVSFALISLIQYETSIKQMNNQLIRHSLANLESTVANLDTLLDLRVKQAELLSESIPQLLETTELKLAFLRDKLNQTDFSMECIGIAGQDGTMSLVDGTVQQVASMDAYQQALKGIGSFSPMMLDPHGKPILWLMVPLHNSSNGIVGVVGLVLDPAQLFGEQLTLSSSDYTDSEVILIDRDTNLLYYRDTSLILKRNYMKDEPALRDFAVRLQNSEEGYGEASVFGRVLKMFYVKMPDNDWYAVFSVSKKEFEAPLRHAIWLNLGLTALTEIILGICLYFISRRYILNRLKQVVLVTKNVAAGNFYPEPLRIESLDEMGMLASSVNGMIDNLQDLFEPFQAFIRHNQYAMIVTDSQFVVTSFNKRAEEMLKYGENEIIGRKALLQWHDHDQLLARAKFYSDKLKRTITPDEAVLFVDSHKGFIPNWEWTWINRDGVRMLVSLNTSMMRYPNGKIKGYVLIARDISEIKKAVETNTRLSEILESAHDMIASFDMRGSIFYLNQAGYSFLGIESLNENNNRLSQYMPIPTTVRFADGLSEAQKLGYWQSEIEIIGANNRSQSASITVVSHQTDDGQDTFFSTIVRDISDQKEIERQLVKAKDEADEANEAKSSFLARMSHEIRTPLNGIIGLTYLLQRTELTELQTDYLRQVSESSQNLLRILNDILDFSKLEADKLILEQVPFRLEETLHRLSGIFSVLLGPKPVDFIIHLDPRIPEWIIGDPTRLEQVLLNLGANAIKFTNFGLIELMIILVRMDEGQATLHFSVKDTGIGMTDQQREQLFMPFVQADQKTSRKFGGTGLGLVISHTLVDLMGGRITIESAIHVGSELSFELVFPVNSQKSMPITLQPFELKVVVLEDHDRVAEHWRVLLSSFGCEVVTLCSWDQAMLLLKERKWDLFIVDMEAEIMHGEETWMNWKSLLDEHGVQVISSTSLLGRDALQQLPDEYKPAAVLVKPASSLHVRQALQVIRNRTMEIYDKERYAPSSLSDGSVESARSIDSYGTTRRPRIMVVDDQVINRLVANQILVAHGFDVELIESGADALAFLEAYPSRVDLILMDLHMPDMDGIEATTFIRRTFSAEDLPIVALTADMTKDRHVKCLNAGMNDIVTKPIKPEVLFTALGKWLPSLPHPSIERVTQLDETWEDTPYLKVSLALQQLNGKSALYLRLLDKFLLQYSDMENSLNALLNDKDSIGAIRLVHSLGGAAGHLGALAIQEAATKLESALLKGETPTLEKTDLLRSFNEGVASMQQLLFLKRS, from the coding sequence ATGTTTCGATCCCTTCACTTAAAGATTGCGATCGTGTTGGTCTTGATAAACGTCGTTTCCTTCGCTTTGATCTCCCTTATCCAATACGAAACTTCCATTAAACAAATGAATAATCAACTTATCCGCCACAGCTTGGCGAATCTAGAGAGTACCGTCGCCAACTTGGATACTTTGCTGGACTTACGGGTGAAACAAGCAGAGCTTCTGAGCGAGTCTATCCCCCAGCTCTTGGAAACCACCGAACTCAAGCTAGCCTTTCTACGAGATAAACTGAATCAAACGGACTTTTCGATGGAATGCATCGGAATCGCCGGCCAAGACGGAACGATGAGCCTGGTAGATGGAACGGTTCAGCAAGTTGCCTCAATGGATGCCTACCAGCAAGCGCTTAAAGGGATCGGCTCATTCTCTCCAATGATGCTGGATCCGCACGGCAAGCCCATCTTATGGCTTATGGTCCCGCTGCATAATTCCAGCAACGGCATCGTGGGCGTCGTCGGCTTGGTGCTGGATCCCGCGCAATTATTCGGAGAGCAATTAACGCTGAGCTCCTCCGATTATACGGATAGCGAAGTCATTCTGATCGATCGGGATACCAACCTTCTCTACTATAGGGATACATCCTTAATCTTGAAGCGCAATTATATGAAGGACGAGCCCGCTCTGCGAGACTTCGCGGTACGACTCCAGAACAGCGAGGAAGGATACGGAGAAGCCAGCGTATTCGGTCGCGTTCTCAAGATGTTTTACGTGAAAATGCCGGACAATGATTGGTATGCCGTATTCTCGGTATCCAAAAAAGAGTTCGAGGCACCTCTTCGACATGCGATATGGTTGAACTTGGGACTCACTGCGTTAACGGAAATCATTCTCGGTATTTGCCTCTATTTTATAAGCCGACGTTACATTCTTAATCGATTGAAGCAAGTCGTATTGGTTACGAAGAACGTCGCGGCGGGCAACTTTTACCCCGAACCGCTACGTATCGAAAGCCTTGACGAGATGGGTATGCTGGCCAGCTCCGTCAACGGCATGATCGATAATTTGCAGGATTTATTCGAGCCCTTCCAAGCTTTCATCCGTCACAATCAATATGCTATGATTGTGACGGACTCCCAATTCGTCGTGACTTCTTTCAATAAACGTGCCGAGGAGATGCTAAAGTACGGGGAAAACGAGATCATCGGAAGAAAAGCTCTGCTGCAATGGCATGATCATGACCAGTTGCTCGCGAGAGCGAAGTTTTATTCGGACAAGCTAAAACGTACGATCACGCCGGACGAAGCAGTGTTGTTTGTGGATTCCCACAAAGGCTTTATACCCAATTGGGAGTGGACATGGATCAACCGCGACGGCGTCAGAATGCTAGTGTCGTTGAATACGAGCATGATGCGATATCCGAACGGCAAAATTAAAGGTTACGTACTGATTGCGAGGGATATTAGCGAAATTAAGAAAGCCGTCGAGACGAATACCCGGTTATCGGAAATCTTGGAAAGCGCGCATGATATGATCGCTTCTTTCGATATGCGCGGAAGCATTTTCTATCTCAATCAGGCCGGTTATTCCTTCCTGGGTATCGAATCCTTGAACGAAAACAACAATCGCTTAAGTCAATATATGCCTATTCCGACAACGGTCCGATTCGCCGACGGGTTATCCGAAGCCCAGAAGCTCGGGTATTGGCAAAGCGAGATTGAAATTATCGGTGCTAACAACCGGTCTCAATCTGCGTCGATCACGGTTGTTTCCCATCAGACGGACGATGGACAGGATACGTTCTTCTCCACGATCGTCCGAGACATCTCCGACCAGAAGGAAATCGAGAGACAGCTCGTCAAAGCCAAAGATGAAGCGGATGAGGCTAACGAAGCGAAGAGCTCCTTCCTAGCCCGGATGAGTCATGAAATCCGCACCCCGCTTAACGGGATTATCGGATTAACCTACCTTCTTCAGCGGACGGAGCTAACGGAGCTTCAAACGGATTACCTTCGTCAAGTATCCGAATCATCGCAGAATCTGCTGCGAATTCTCAATGACATCTTGGATTTCTCCAAACTCGAAGCAGACAAACTCATTCTCGAGCAAGTGCCGTTCCGTTTAGAAGAAACTTTACATCGTCTAAGCGGCATCTTCTCCGTTCTTCTCGGCCCGAAACCTGTCGACTTCATTATTCATTTAGACCCTCGAATACCGGAATGGATCATCGGCGATCCGACACGCCTTGAGCAGGTGCTATTGAATTTGGGCGCTAACGCGATAAAGTTTACGAATTTCGGGTTAATAGAGTTAATGATCATACTCGTTCGGATGGACGAGGGGCAAGCGACTCTCCACTTCAGCGTGAAAGATACCGGAATCGGCATGACCGATCAGCAACGCGAACAATTGTTCATGCCGTTCGTTCAAGCCGATCAGAAAACAAGCCGTAAATTCGGCGGAACGGGGCTTGGACTGGTCATCTCGCATACTCTGGTCGATCTGATGGGGGGACGGATAACGATCGAGAGTGCAATCCATGTCGGCAGCGAATTGAGCTTCGAACTCGTTTTCCCCGTAAATAGTCAGAAATCGATGCCGATAACGTTGCAGCCTTTCGAGCTTAAAGTCGTCGTGCTCGAGGATCATGATCGCGTTGCAGAGCATTGGCGCGTTCTACTCTCATCGTTCGGATGCGAAGTTGTAACTCTCTGCAGTTGGGACCAAGCGATGCTCTTGTTGAAGGAACGGAAATGGGATTTGTTCATCGTCGATATGGAAGCGGAAATCATGCATGGAGAAGAAACTTGGATGAACTGGAAGTCTCTATTGGATGAGCACGGCGTCCAAGTCATTTCGTCTACGAGTTTGCTTGGTAGAGACGCATTGCAGCAATTGCCCGACGAATACAAACCCGCTGCCGTATTGGTTAAACCGGCTTCGTCATTACACGTTCGGCAAGCGCTGCAAGTGATACGCAATCGAACAATGGAAATCTACGACAAGGAACGGTACGCCCCATCTTCCCTATCGGATGGATCGGTGGAATCCGCCCGCTCGATCGACTCTTATGGGACAACTCGCAGACCGCGCATTATGGTCGTAGACGATCAAGTGATTAATCGATTGGTCGCTAATCAAATCTTGGTGGCGCATGGGTTCGATGTGGAACTGATCGAGAGCGGCGCCGATGCTTTGGCTTTCCTTGAGGCGTATCCGTCGCGAGTGGATCTCATCTTGATGGATCTTCACATGCCGGATATGGACGGCATTGAAGCAACGACATTTATTCGCAGAACATTCAGCGCGGAAGATCTTCCTATCGTTGCGTTAACTGCCGACATGACGAAAGATCGGCATGTGAAATGCTTAAACGCGGGAATGAACGATATCGTTACGAAACCGATTAAACCGGAGGTCCTGTTCACGGCTCTTGGCAAATGGCTTCCTTCCCTCCCTCATCCATCTATCGAACGCGTTACGCAACTCGACGAAACCTGGGAAGACACGCCTTATCTTAAGGTATCGCTTGCCTTGCAGCAATTAAACGGCAAGAGTGCCTTGTATTTAAGACTACTGGACAAATTCCTTCTCCAGTATTCGGACATGGAAAATAGTCTTAACGCTTTGCTGAACGATAAGGATAGCATAGGTGCAATCCGTCTCGTTCATTCTTTAGGAGGGGCCGCGGGTCACCTCGGAGCGCTGGCCATTCAAGAAGCGGCAACGAAATTGGAAAGCGCTCTCTTAAAAGGGGAAACCCCGACATTGGAAAAGACCGATCTCCTAAGGTCGTTTAATGAGGGAGTAGCCTCTATGCAGCAACTCTTGTTCCTAAAAAGGAGTTAG
- a CDS encoding helix-turn-helix transcriptional regulator, translating to MFKNMMEWQVIEEPETAAGEIYDAFGDRYDFTGSEKEVLRLYLLFGFEDKEIAKIMQSTVQELEGRFRCMLGKTRTNSMRELQALFIRFVLQKLPANLSAEACGTKG from the coding sequence TTGTTTAAGAACATGATGGAATGGCAAGTCATAGAAGAGCCGGAAACGGCAGCGGGGGAAATCTACGATGCGTTCGGGGATAGGTACGATTTCACGGGGAGCGAGAAGGAAGTGCTGCGGCTTTACTTGCTGTTCGGATTCGAGGACAAGGAAATCGCTAAGATTATGCAAAGCACTGTTCAAGAATTGGAAGGTCGCTTCAGGTGTATGTTAGGCAAAACAAGAACGAATTCGATGCGCGAGCTTCAAGCTTTATTTATTCGTTTCGTCCTACAGAAGCTTCCGGCGAATCTGTCGGCGGAAGCTTGCGGGACGAAGGGGTGA
- a CDS encoding HAMP domain-containing sensor histidine kinase, protein MRQQRNRSHHDRHPREHKEHQENQPSGRGWRLGFYRESKEQRQRMKEMGKQFRPPRKHIYIILVFIHAAIASCWGIAYVIMGAIYRTWFPQFGHGLLRQYLTVFLCFFVLFLLMTLVRLFYAPVRQQMDWFLQMINAMKELSKGNFNVSLEMNKKFIGQFGPLVSGFNEMAVELNQMETMRQEFISNVSHEIQSPLTSIAGFARALQNDSLSPETRKHYLDIIETESKRLSRISDNLLKLTSLESNQHPFEAKPYRLDRQIRHIILSCEPLWQTKSIEMDVELPELTISADEDLMSQVWVNLLHNSIKFTPEGGTIRLRLARKQDLIQLDLIDSGKGISDEALPHLFERFYKEDKARDRSGGGSGLGLSIVQKIVHMHGGEVFAGNEPGLGAIFTIQLPLK, encoded by the coding sequence ATGAGGCAACAGCGGAACCGAAGTCACCATGATCGCCATCCTCGGGAGCATAAGGAGCACCAGGAGAATCAGCCGTCCGGGAGAGGTTGGCGGTTAGGCTTCTATCGCGAGAGCAAGGAACAGCGACAGCGGATGAAGGAGATGGGCAAACAATTCAGGCCCCCGCGGAAACATATATACATCATTCTCGTGTTCATTCATGCGGCCATCGCCTCCTGTTGGGGGATTGCTTACGTTATTATGGGAGCCATCTATCGAACTTGGTTTCCGCAATTCGGACACGGTCTGCTACGTCAATATTTAACGGTATTCCTATGCTTCTTCGTCCTCTTCCTCTTGATGACGTTGGTTCGCTTGTTCTACGCTCCCGTTCGCCAGCAGATGGATTGGTTCTTGCAGATGATCAATGCGATGAAGGAGCTATCCAAAGGGAATTTTAACGTTTCTCTGGAAATGAACAAGAAGTTCATCGGACAATTCGGACCGCTGGTTTCCGGCTTCAACGAGATGGCTGTGGAGCTTAACCAAATGGAAACGATGCGTCAGGAATTCATTTCTAACGTCTCGCACGAAATTCAGTCGCCTCTTACTTCCATTGCCGGCTTCGCCCGCGCGTTGCAGAACGACAGCTTATCGCCGGAAACGCGGAAGCATTACTTGGACATCATCGAGACGGAAAGCAAGCGGTTGTCGCGGATTAGCGATAATCTGCTCAAGCTGACCTCGCTGGAATCCAATCAGCACCCCTTCGAAGCCAAACCCTATCGGTTAGACCGACAAATCCGTCATATCATCTTGTCGTGCGAACCGTTGTGGCAAACGAAGTCGATCGAGATGGACGTCGAATTGCCCGAGCTTACGATTAGCGCGGACGAAGATTTAATGAGCCAAGTATGGGTGAATCTGTTGCACAATAGCATTAAATTTACGCCTGAAGGCGGTACGATTCGCTTGCGGCTCGCCAGGAAACAGGATCTTATTCAATTGGATCTCATAGACAGCGGCAAAGGAATTTCGGATGAAGCCCTTCCCCATTTGTTCGAACGGTTCTATAAAGAAGACAAAGCCCGCGATCGTTCCGGTGGCGGCAGCGGACTGGGGCTGTCTATCGTACAGAAAATAGTCCATATGCACGGAGGAGAAGTATTCGCCGGTAACGAACCGGGATTAGGCGCTATTTTCACGATTCAACTCCCCCTGAAATAG
- a CDS encoding response regulator transcription factor, with the protein MTRILVVDDDPHIRELVKVFLVQEGLEVTEATDGKHALRQLETMAADLVILDIMMPNMDGWELCRELREHYEIPLLMLTAKGETAQKLKGFQLGTDDYMVKPFEPVELVARVKALLKRYKISISQNVAVGSVQLNRQTFSLLADSQPVTIPLKEFELLFKLASYPGKTFSREQLIEQIWGYDYEGDERTVDVHIKRLRERFPDGQYGFRITTIRGLGYRLEVSS; encoded by the coding sequence ATGACTCGAATTCTCGTCGTCGACGATGATCCGCATATTCGCGAGCTTGTGAAGGTATTTCTCGTACAAGAGGGGTTAGAAGTTACGGAAGCGACGGATGGGAAACACGCCCTCCGCCAATTGGAAACGATGGCGGCGGATCTCGTCATTCTGGACATCATGATGCCTAATATGGACGGATGGGAATTATGCCGCGAATTACGCGAGCATTACGAGATCCCTCTGCTTATGCTCACAGCCAAAGGAGAAACGGCGCAAAAGCTTAAAGGTTTCCAGCTCGGAACGGACGACTATATGGTTAAACCGTTCGAACCCGTCGAACTTGTCGCGCGCGTTAAAGCTCTGCTCAAGCGCTACAAAATATCGATCTCCCAGAACGTAGCGGTCGGGAGCGTTCAATTGAATCGTCAAACCTTTTCCTTATTGGCCGATTCCCAACCGGTTACCATTCCGCTTAAGGAATTCGAACTGTTGTTCAAGTTGGCCAGTTACCCGGGCAAAACGTTCTCCAGAGAACAGCTTATCGAACAAATCTGGGGATATGATTACGAAGGCGACGAACGTACCGTGGACGTTCATATTAAACGACTTCGCGAAAGGTTTCCCGATGGGCAATACGGCTTCCGAATTACGACGATTCGCGGTCTTGGTTACCGTTTGGAGGTATCGTCATGA